A region of Lycium barbarum isolate Lr01 chromosome 1, ASM1917538v2, whole genome shotgun sequence DNA encodes the following proteins:
- the LOC132643105 gene encoding nuclear-pore anchor — protein MPLFISDEEYSRCSNDVVLVAEKADEFIRDLYNQLETVKAQADASSITAEQTCSVLEHKYVSLSSEYSALQLQYSELKGSFDGRLDELSRVQAEKQQAYLQSIGKDGDVDRLSTEASELRKTKRQLMELVEQKDLEISEKNSSIKSYLDKIVHLTDIAADREARVCDLETEVSRCQASCSRLLQEKELVERHNAWLNDELTAKVNGLMELRKAHSELEADMSAKLADAERRFNECDRSLKRKEERVRELELKFTSLEQDLLSSKDVAAVKEEQMSGEIATLNKLVELYKESSEEWSKKAGELEGVIKALESHGNQIENDYKERLEKEVSAKKELEEEVACLKDKLAKSEAELKKGEDTLKLLPLSYFTSESLPNSVEAGDMVEDDRMVVPNLPIGVSGTALAASLLREGWSLAKMYTKYQEAVDALRHEQLGRKQAQDVLERVLYEIEEKAGVILDERAEHERLEDAYSLLNEKLQHSLSQQADLERNILELRADMRRRDRDYAVAQAEIVDLQEQVTVLLKECRDIQFRGGSVGPKSDDSVVSSSLIMFGAESNADDVGRLLSYKDINGLVEQNVQLRGLVRRFTDQIENRESELKEKYEKELQKHIDESKSQVNAVLERADEQAKMIESLHTSVAMYRKLCEEHTVVSPDTQSQKLAEVERQEVMLIPDSSHEVLGRAQERAFERVKCLEEESSRLRSELISLRSEREKSALEAQFARDKLDRYMKDFELLREEHNAVITRNVEFSQLIVDYQKKLRESYESSNAAEDLSRKLKMEVSILKSEKELLINAEKRASDEVSNLSQRVHGLQAHLDTLQSTENVRDEARAAERKKQEEYIKHIEKEWAEAKKQLQEERDNVGNLRRERDSALNNALRQIEEMRKELTSTSHSVAAAESRAVVAEGRSADLEEKLKASQSKVSERADEGGPSSSTELSDNVHSAEEVKRLREEVEINKNHMLQYKSIAQANEEALKQMELAYENLKVEADRVKKSMEEEALSLRKHVNELESECNLKSIEAASATAGKEEAVIATLAEISSLKEDSSAKMSQISNLEAQITALKDDLDKEHQRWRAAQDNYERQVILQSETIQELTRTSQALAALQEESSELRKLSDILKTENNALKAKWEAELSALEVSKIEAEKKYAEANEQNKILLDRLEGLHIKLAEKDRVSSGVSSGSTMAESDDGLMNVVNYLRRSKEIAETEISLLRQERLRLQSQLENALRRAEVAEASLSSERENSRAQVLSEEGFKSLQLQVRELNLLRESNLQLREENKHNVEECQKLRQAAQKMKTEVEDLQKLLNERQANVEACRKEIEMQKLDKEQLERRVSELVERYKSFDLEEYARLKESASQMQVNLREKDAELEKIKKALSEQQNLVSSLDQDLTKSRTELSQRESRINEILQAEASVRSEVDKQRRFNAQLKKRADNLLKEKDRADNLSKEKDDLARENQALSKQLEDAKQGKRTADAADEQALKDKEKEKNTRIQGLEKVIAQERSKRSKIQKTISDSYGTVTQQRSKLLDELDKHKQALKMLTDEVEKIRQTKGSQTEGTSVDQLLSGTHLEDFTAAYLQAVDEFERVARNALRASGAADTSAPDASVSGSVVPGPAATSPPPASLLTSTPVVVKGEEERRLVLSKITSETRKTGRKLVRPRITKPEEPLADVEMQDTDESSHSRKHVTPQNAENLDNATLPTQPPIRKRPPAASTSDLQEETPATGETCLDVAQPVLKKSKHLEAPQEGSEDKSAGNVEISESLPTTEEHDAGDETQGLKEEASDIEKDETTLSGEQVEEPPVVATNQAESQVDRTDVADDTFVRPNEVSTPDKESTFQVQQEREQLSMDEREEGELIADPEDIGDLDGGSNLSMGSPENLEPQTDNLAVTDEDSLLAPTDTGEIESSQLPDDDKNDEVDATEELAESSDKLNDGGDQVAAESDQAVDSVVTGEKPSSSPVHSSNSKEGGPVDSAASETEEGKQVSPVNRSSRTINLNERARERASIRQAAMLSSTPTRGRGRVLRGRGGRSGRGGRGPISGPQG, from the exons ATGCCGTTATTTATATCGGACGAGGAATACTCACGGTGTTCAAACGACGTCGTTTTAGTAGCGGAAAAAGCGGATGAGTTTATTCGCGATTTGTACAATCAATTGGAGACTGTGAAAGCACAAGCTGATGCTTCATCTATTACTGCTGAACAAACTTGTTCTGTGCTTGAACACAAGTACGTTTCGCTTTCTTCCGAGTACTCTGCGCTTCAATTGCAGTACTCTGAACTTAAGGGTTCCTTTGATGGACGACTAGATGAACTCTCGAGAGTACAAGCTGAGAAACAGCAAGCTTACCTCCAATCT ATTGGAAAGGATGGAGATGTAGACCGGTTATCAACAGAGGCTTCAGAGCTCCGGAAAACCAAGAGACAGTTGATGGAATTGGTGGAGCAGAAAGACTTGGAGATCAGTGAGAAAAATTCCAGTATCAAAAGCTATCTTGATAAGATAGTTCACTTGACTGATATTGCTGCAGATAGGGAAGCACGGGTCTGTGACTTGGAGACTGAAGTATCACGCTGTCAGGCTTCTTGTTCGCGGCTTTTACAGGAGAAGGAGCTTGTTGAGAGGCATAATGCATGGCTTAATGATGAGTTAACGGCGAAGGTCAATGGTCTCATGGAGCTGCGTAAAGCTCATTCTGAGCTTGAGGCTGATATGTCTGCCAAACTAGCTGATGCCGAGAGAAGATTTAATGAATGTGATAGGTCTTTGAAGAGAAAAGAGGAACGAGTGAGAGAACTGGAGTTAAAGTTCACTTCTCTAGAGCAAGATTTATTATCCTCCAAGGATGTAGCAGCTGTGAAAGAGGAGCAAATGTCTGGTGAGATTGCAACGTTAAACAAGCTTGTGGAATTGTACAAGGAGAGCTCCGAGGAATGGTCTAAGAAGGCAGGAGAACTTGAAGGAGTAATTAAAGCTTTGGAGAGTCATGGAAACCAAATAGAGAATGACTATAAAGAGAGGCTCGAGAAAGAAGTATCTGCAAAGAAAGAACTAGAGGAGGAGGTTGCATGTTTGAAAGATAAGCTTGCGAAAAGCGAAGCGGAATTAAAAAAGGGAGAAGATACATTAAAACTTCTTCCTTTGAGTTATTTTACGAGTGAATCATTGCCAAACTCAGTTGAAGCTGGTGACATGGTTGAGGATGATCGCATGGTTGTACCTAATCTGCCTATTGGTGTTTCAGGAACCGCATTAGCAGCTTCACTTCTTCGGGAGGGTTGGAGTCTGGCCAAGATGTACACCAAGTATCAGGAAGCTGTTGATGCACTACGACATGAACAATTGGGAAGAAAACAAGCTCAAGATGTATTGGAGCGAGTACTCTATGAAATAGAAGAGAAAGCTGGAGTTATCTTGGATGAGCGAGCTGAACATGAAAGGCTGGAAGATGCTTACTCTTTGCTAAATGAAAAACTGCAGCATTCTCTCTCTCAACAAGCTGATTTAGAGAGAAACATTCTGGAATTAAGGGCTGATATGAGAAGGCGTGACCGTGATTATGCAGTTGCTCAGGCGGAGATAGTTGACCTCCAAGAACAGGTGACGGTGCTTTTAAAGGAATGTCGTGATATACAATTCCGTGGTGGATCGGTGGGCCCTAAAAGTGACGATTCCGTGGTATCAAGTTCTTTAATTATGTTTGGTGCTGAATCTAATGCTGATGATGTTGGACGGCTGTTGAGCTACAAGGACATAAATGGTCTGGTTGAACAAAATGTCCAGCTGAGAGGCCTAGTTCGCAGATTTACTGACCAGATTGAGAACAGGGAGTCAGAGCTGAAGGAAAAGTATGAGAAGGAGCTTCAGAAGCATATTGATGAATCTAAATCCCAGGTTAATGCAGTACTGGAAAGAGCTGATGAGCAGGCAAAGATGATTGAATCACTCCATACATCTGTGGCAATGTACAGAAAACTTTGTGAAGAGCATACAGTTGTTTCTCCTGATACTCAATCTCAAAAGTTAGCAGAGGTTGAGAGGCAGGAAGTGATGCTTATACCTGATTCTTCACATGAAGTTTTAGGGAGAGCACAAGAACGGGCTTTTGAGCGTGTAAAATGTCTTGAAGAAGAATCGTCAAGATTACGGAGCGAGCTAATCTCTCTTCGCTCGGAGCGTGAGAAGTCAGCTCTGGAAGCACAGTTTGCCCGAGATAAACTTGACAGATATATGAAAGATTTTGAGCTCCTCAGAGAGGAGCATAATGCTGTCATCACGAGAAATGTTGAGTTCTCACAGTTGATAGTTGACTACCAGAAGAAGCTGCGAGAAAGTTATGAGTCATCGAATGCTGCTGAAGATCTTTCTCGAAAGCTAAAAATGGAGGTGTCTATTCTAAAGAGTGAAAAAGAATTGCTGATAAATGCTGAAAAGAGAGCTTCTGATGAAGTAAGTAATTTGTCACAGAGAGTGCATGGTTTGCAGGCCCATTTAGATACACTGCAGAGTACTGAGAACGTCCGCGATGAGGCAAGAGCTGCTGAGAGGAAAAAGCAAGAAGAGTATATTAAACACATTGAGAAAGAGTGGGCTGAAGCTAAGAAACAATTGCAAGAAGAGCGTGATAATGTTGGGAACCTTAGGCGTGAGCGAGATAGTGCTCTGAACAATGCATTGAGGCAAATCGAAGAAATGAGAAAGGAACTGACCAGCACATCGCATTCTGTGGCTGCTGCTGAATCTAGAGCTGTTGTTGCTGAGGGACGATCTGCTGATTTAGAGGAAAAATTGAAAGCTTCACAAAGCAAGGTTTCTGAAAGAGCTGATGAAGGTGGTCCCTCCTCTTCTACTGAGCTTTCTGACAACGTGCACTCTGCTGAAGAAGTTAAAAGACTCAGAGAGGAGGTGGAGATTAACAAAAATCACATGCTGCAATATAAAAGCATAGCTCAGGCTAATGAAGAAGCGTTGAAGCAGATGGAATTGGCGTATGAGAACCTCAAAGTAGAAGCTGATAGAGTGAAAAAATCAATGGAAGAGGAAGCTTTATCCCTTAGGAAACATGTTAATGAGCTTGAGAGTGAATGTAATTTGAAGTCCATTGAAGCAGCTTCTGCAACTGCAGGAAAAGAAGAAGCTGTCATTGCTACTTTAGCCGAAATATCCAGTCTGAAAGAAGATAGCTCTGCTAAGATGTCACAAATTTCTAATTTGGAGGCTCAAATTACTGCTTTGAAAGATGATTTGGACAAAGAGCATCAAAGATGGCGTGCTGCTCAAGATAATTATGAGAGACAGGTAATCCTGCAGTCAGAAACAATTCAAGAACTGACTAGAACGTCTCAAGCTTTGGCTGCCTTACAAGAAGAATCATCTGAGCTCCGGAAATTGTCAGATATTCTAAAAACCGAAAATAATGCATTGAAGGCCAAATGGGAGGCAGAATTGTCGGCGTTAGAAGTGTCAAAAATTGAAGCAGAAAAGAAATACGCTGAGGCTAATGAACAGAACAAAATATTACTTGACCGGCTTGAGGGTTTGCACATTAAACTGGCTGAGAAGGACCGTGTATCTTCAGGTGTATCTTCTGGAAGCACAATGGCCGAGAGTGATGATGGGTTGATGAACGTTGTGAATTATCTAAGACGGTCTAAGGAAATTGCAGAAACAGAAATTTCCTTGCTGAGACAGGAAAGACTTAGGTTGCAATCACAGCTCGAGAACGCTCTGAGGAGAGCAGAGGTAGCAGAAGCATCACTTAGTTCTGAGCGAGAGAATTCGAGAGCTCAGGTTTTAAGTGAAGAGGGATTTAAATCACTGCAGCTTCAGGTTAGAGAACTGAACTTACTTCGTGAAAGTAACTTGCAATTGAGAGAGGAGAACAAACACAATGTTGAAGAATGCCAAAAACTTCGCCAAGCTGCCCAGAAGATGAAAACTGAAGTAGAAGATCTGCAGAAACTTCTCAATGAAAGACAAGCTAACGTGGAAGCTTGTAGGAAAGAAATTGAAATGCAGAAGCTGGATAAGGAGCAGCTTGAGAGGAGGGTCAGTGAGTTGGTTGAGAGGTATAAAAGTTTTGACCTAGAAGAATATGCAAGACTGAAAGAATCTGCTTCACAGATGCAGGTGAATCTGAGAGAAAAGGATGCAGAATTGGAGAAAATTAAGAAAGCGTTATCTGAGCAGCAGAATCTGGTATCTAGCTTAGATCAAGACCTCACAAAGAGCAGAACAGAATTGAGTCAGAGAGAATCTAGAATCAACGAGATTCTGCAAGCTGAGGCCTCGGTGAGATCCGAAGTTGATAAACAGAGAAGGTTCAATGCTCAATTAAAGAAGAGGGCAGACAACTTATTAAAGGAAAAGGATAGGGCAGACAACTTGTCAAAGGAAAAGGACGATTTGGCTAGAGAGAATCAAGCTCTATCCAAACAGTTGGAAGATGCTAAACAAGGGAAAAGAACTGCTGATGCTGcagatgaacaagccttgaaagacaaagaaaaggagaaaaacacCAGAATCCAGGGGCTTGAGAAGGTCATAGCCCAAGAGAGATCAAAGCGTTCGAAGATTCAAAAGACAATAAGCGATTCCTATGGAACTGTGACTCAGCAACGGTCCAAGCTATTAGATGAACTGGACAAGCACAAGCAGGCTCTGAAGATGCTTACCGATGAAGTTGAGAAGATAAGGCAAACCAAAGGCAGTCAAACAGAGGGCACGTCAGTGGATCAACTTCTTTCTGGGACTCACTTAGAGGATTTTACTGCTGCATATCTTCAGGCTGTAGATGAGTTTGAACGGGTTGCACGTAATGCGCTCAGGGCTTCTGGTGCTGCTGACACTTCTGCTCCAGATGCTTCTGTTTCTGGCTCTGTCGTTCCAGGTCCAGCAGCTACGTCTCCGCCACCAGCTAGCTTGTTGACTTCCACTCCTGTAGTAGtaaaaggagaagaagaaaggagACTTGTTTTATCAAAGATAACATCTGAAACTCGTAAAACAGGAAGGAAGTTGGTTCGACCTCGCATCACAAAGCCAGAAGAACCTTTAGCTGATGTAGAGATGCAAGATACGGATGAATCCAGCCACAGTAGGAAGCATGTGACACCTCAAAATGCAGAGAATCTAGATAATGCCACATTACCAACTCAGCCACCAATTCGCAAGCGCCCACCTGCAGCATCTACCTCAGACTTACAAGAAGAGACTCCTGCCACGGGTGAAACCTGCTTAGATGTGGCTCAACCCGTGCTTAAGAAGTCCAAACATCTTGAGGCACCTCAAGAAGGCAGTGAAGACAAATCTGCTGGTAATGTAGAAATTTCAGAATCTCTGCCTACTACGGAGGAACATGATGCTGGAGATGAAACCCAAGGTTTGAAAGAGGAAGCCAGTGATATTGAGAAGGACGAGACGACACTTTCTGGAGAGCAGGTTGAAGAGCCaccagttgttgcaacaaatcagGCTGAGTCACAGGTTGATAGAACAGATGTTGCAGATGATACTTTTGTGAGGCCTAATGAAGTGTCTACCCCAGATAAAGAATCAACATTTCAGGTGCAACAAGAGAGAGAGCAGCTATCGATGGATGAAAGGGAAGAGGGAGAGCTAATTGCTGATCCTGAAGACATCGGAGATCTTGATGGAGGTAGCAATTTATCAATGGGAAGCCCAGAAAATTTGGAACCTCAGACTGATAACTTGGCTGTTACTGATGAAGATTCCTTGCTTGCTCCAACAGACACCGGGGAGATAGAATCTTCCCAGCTCCCAGATGATGATAAGAATGATGAAGTTGATGCGACAGAAGAGCTAGCTGAAAGTTCTGATAAGTTGAATGATGGTGGTGACCAGGTTGCTGCAGAAAGTGATCAGGCGGTGGATAGTGTTGTTACTGGTGAGAAACCATCAAGCAGTCCAGTTCATAGTAGCAATTCAAAAGAAGGGGGTCCGGTTGACAGTGCTGCTTCTGAAACAGAAGAAGGAAAACAGGTTTCACCTGTCAATAGGAGCTCAAGAACCATAAATTTGAATGAGAGGGCTAGAGAAAGGGCTTCCATTAGGCAGGCTGCTATGCTTTCCTCTACGCCGACAAGAGGCCGTGGGCGAGTTCTTCGGGGTCGCGGTGGGCGCAGTGGTCGCGGTGGTCGCGGTCCGATCTCTGGTCCACAGGGTTAA